A stretch of the Psychroserpens sp. Hel_I_66 genome encodes the following:
- a CDS encoding type B 50S ribosomal protein L31, translating to MRKGIHPENYRLVAFKDMSNEDVFLTKSTAETNETIEVDGVEYPVVKLEISRTSHPYYTGKSKLVDTAGRIDKFKNKYAKFKK from the coding sequence ATGAGAAAAGGAATACATCCAGAAAATTATAGATTAGTAGCATTTAAAGACATGTCTAACGAAGACGTATTTTTAACTAAATCTACTGCTGAAACAAATGAAACAATTGAAGTTGATGGTGTTGAATATCCAGTAGTTAAATTGGAAATTTCTAGAACATCTCACCCATACTACACTGGTAAGTCTAAATTGGTAGATACAGCAGGTCGTATTGATAAATTCAAAAACAAATACGCTAAGTTTAAAAAATAA
- a CDS encoding DUF4199 domain-containing protein, giving the protein METKPITAGKFGINYGVILGVVMIAISVVTYVTGMALEGVQWPNYIYYIIFPVTIFYAISKFKQNNANVLTVGSSIKLGVIIGVISALVYIAYFLVFNYVIDPEFMTQMMEVAQDNMIEQNPDMSQDQLDQSLKFMEMFQSPGIISAFWIGMSALFGLIWSLIAGLVMKSN; this is encoded by the coding sequence ATGGAAACAAAACCAATTACAGCAGGAAAATTTGGAATTAATTACGGTGTTATTTTAGGAGTTGTTATGATTGCTATTTCGGTAGTAACTTATGTTACCGGTATGGCATTAGAGGGCGTGCAATGGCCAAATTATATTTATTATATCATTTTCCCAGTAACTATATTCTATGCAATTAGCAAGTTCAAGCAAAATAATGCAAATGTATTGACCGTTGGAAGTTCAATTAAGCTTGGTGTTATTATTGGTGTAATAAGTGCATTGGTATATATTGCTTATTTTTTGGTTTTTAACTATGTAATAGACCCAGAATTTATGACTCAAATGATGGAAGTTGCTCAAGACAATATGATAGAGCAAAATCCTGATATGTCACAGGATCAATTAGACCAATCATTAAAGTTTATGGAAATGTTTCAAAGTCCTGGTATTATAAGTGCTTTTTGGATTGGAATGAGCGCTCTTTTTGGACTTATCTGGTCTTTAATTGCTGGTTTAGTTATGAAAAGTAACTAA